The Tardiphaga alba genome includes a window with the following:
- a CDS encoding two-partner secretion domain-containing protein: MFVRNAAVSHSQARAIVRRRILWATVSTVALSVMPASVHARALGGGSTGAVSAPNIAADAAALAARQAATAVRQTQDSLSRAARAVQDIQAVQAAARAAAAAAQVSQTRPVAVPNGLAPGGLVQGPGSWTNANGPTQSIDSSGQTQVKVQQTGQQAILDWSSFNIGSRTTLTFDQQGKADWVAVNRVSASTAPIQILGNIKADGQVYVINQSGIIFGGNSQVNVGSLIVAAAAISPEQLSKGLYSNQSGQDWTPSFTDALGEVRVEAGAQIATKAPTSVTSGGGFVMLLGQSVVNDGMISTPKGQALLAAGDSFILRHGFSTTGNTASTTRGAEVSPVINAGSSSGRVVNSGLIFAQQGDITLAGRDLLVGGALISTSSVNTRGTIHLLNRASDTAGKITLAAGSVTAILPELDSGETALDSARNALIAASLEADKLRFGSAAGVFDNLSRLSDRQDQSRIEIVTGGSVSFAGGSYTAAQGGQIAVSAAKTIDVADGALLDVSGVRNVALAMSSNNIRVNVQGNELRDSPQNRDNGALTSNDVWIDARYLTFVAAGTGGYASDRYYTPGGLLEVGGYLNTTAHTIGEWAAIGGSITLQAPELTAHEGARFDISGGSLDVAAGWIRSTNLIGSDGRRYSVDNAPADMKFVGFAGSFSRTHNIQGKVDDRLTEVWFSVFDRGRNSLRWEEGYSVGRDAGRLNLAAPTAKFAATIVADTVTGEQQTSRRNAGVTDGYKLSHNVVAQNGTLALQIYEGSTGVPRWTALDSAITFSDAPAPSDRTGTVWLSSDLLTSFNLGGISAWSTKGIAVDSALAVAAGGVIDFQAANVTIAADVTARSGTVTIGNLVPGSSPLLDGTASSHMTLRNGAVIDTRGVWSNALLDETTSPSAEAYIDGGDVTISTTLHVTLETGSRIDASAGGMVSPRGKFKGGSGGDITLIASASNASGTGQLTLGGQLVSTGFAKGGALTLDTGGAVVIGGAVPTQPQTLHLAADFFSQGFSSYAINGQKSLTVAADAAVNVTRPTYQATSALYELASGGDVATAAATVLQPLYLDNAMKGSTTQRAGADLLLRSGGRPDFAGTNSAITIAQGASITVDPGRKVELVSAGQITVLGRITAHAGRIEIRDGNAGFPSAGVTSPYTAYDPGARSIWIGETAVLDVSAQAHVARDVQGGFFGIVADGGKIIIGGTGAVVKDSTVRNSAISHVVIRSGAILDASGTAGELTVSDINGTRTIMAGSNGGSITIASRSSIYMDGTLRAQAGSANASGGSLSVFFESPLFAETNASFVPAYMRAARILTIGQSAVTGDLAAGARPGVADPTLVIGHGHITADTIMASGADSVQLWTRGGISFDGNVNLATGRSLTLSHSGFITNTSAGQVWNGDIANTTAGATVRLKSAYVGLIGLGVQKDTLVFADILPAMPAGGLLEISAGLIDLQSDIRFKYADTVLVSRGDIRVLATPGGLTTIGTSGNLTLTAQQVYPASGASATLFAGMNSTGTTITDMNAVLRILSVDGSRPAAPYSVFGSLSLTAPTILQGGVLRAPLGSITLGKHIAKSATDNFFTRVELLAGSLTSVSAAGLIMPYGGTTDGVNYTADGVAAITPDLMTGAFGTSGTRLGVAINASEVTSAAGSVIDLSGGGTLTGAGFVSGRGGSVDVLVATLADANPANRKYGTGNAVYALVPGVVTAPVTGGYNTAWTGNAPGIGQQVTIPAGVPGLAAGTYTLMPANYALLPGAFRVEIASSHVTATTAPIALANGSYLASGMLGIANTSIRDALQTTLILTPGNATRSYAKYNEQNYTDFQLAQSARFGTTPTLLERDGKFLSISLMALDGGNPTSTQQRTRDALVFEGRALFAADDGGYGGTLNLGVVRNVYVTGSQSTLQIVKAGSIVNRTSMATPVSDATIAAIGAPNINIGGVLGRKENTVGWDYTQTDQIGTWNVIVDSGVVLRGSQIILAALRNITIASGARVDTLGWGVQAPDSNATGLTYGGPSLDSANSGNMAAVVAVSNGTIAFSAPIGTAGNVTIGDGATLVSEGSIGFLVPGSLTVNGTPVLGTRSLNLTVPTLNVGTAASLDAARAAGTLPTGLAFDQSLFDRLLAGGAGAGAPALETLVLGASNSINFFGSVSLDAIDPLTGRSRLKQFQLNTPAIYGAGSAGDQVRISADTLIWNGYATTVGNATQPSPSKTPGATTPGGAGNGAGTITIDARRVVLGFGPNDRSYSQVNYDRLMLGFSAVTLSASEAIVANNRGTLAVFASGPSPDNTYNSKTYAGVGGALNLVTPLLTGDPGAVLSIRAGGDVRLTRPVGASEVKPAAALGADIAITAGESLYLDSTIYLPSGRFSGTAGSNVTLGANSKLDLSGQAIPMLDVTKYSWGGDVLLESRFGEIRQMAGSVIDISAANNDAGSLTLTATSSSGRVILGGTLKATGVRGGSIDLRARLIGAFVNTQSEDFAALNIKLSEAGFTERRSFVLKQGNLVIGNELKAHDISVSVDDGMLTVNGKIDASGERAGSIRLWAIDDVILTNTAVLDAHGTVLQVDSDGNAIAAKNRALVEVGSTYVGLQLDSGAVIDVSSPDGVSRGTFNLYAPRFGGGTSATGAGAPYNAIGYDIPIEIGTNIDIRGAREIAVYGETTYKNAPVDPNTPGTQVIDKAFLDKVDRDSTAFINAALANSDLMGRLAGLTAYGSAFHLRPGVTIASATPTGNLIVSGDIDLSAYRYGPNAERDPGSATYGSGEAMGLTLRAGGNLTVRGNLSDGYRTTAQGTPATFRQITILNNSTDFVTNGTRNVTLPSGTRVSIPYYRNRNAISLVTDWTVPTTDYYVYGTSGVTDSTGKVWSPGSIVPAGTTFSVNQLQLVTAEAARWPTVQYVTPAQAPQYSTPLAGAATQLRVVAGSDLNAAAARTLAAASTLANRGNIILNNPMSNGSVPAPACYAPVPPISIFSRAAI, translated from the coding sequence ATGTTCGTCCGCAATGCCGCCGTCTCCCATTCCCAGGCCCGCGCCATCGTGAGACGCCGGATTTTATGGGCGACCGTGAGCACCGTCGCGCTGAGCGTGATGCCTGCGTCGGTACATGCGCGCGCGCTTGGCGGCGGTAGCACCGGCGCGGTTTCCGCGCCGAATATTGCGGCAGATGCAGCGGCGCTGGCGGCACGGCAGGCCGCAACTGCGGTGCGACAGACCCAGGACTCCCTGTCGCGCGCGGCGCGTGCCGTACAGGACATACAGGCGGTGCAAGCGGCGGCCCGTGCGGCCGCCGCTGCGGCCCAGGTATCGCAGACACGGCCTGTGGCGGTGCCGAACGGTCTCGCGCCCGGAGGTCTGGTGCAAGGCCCGGGCAGTTGGACGAACGCCAATGGCCCCACGCAATCCATCGACAGTTCTGGTCAGACCCAGGTCAAGGTACAGCAGACGGGGCAGCAGGCGATCCTGGATTGGTCGAGTTTCAACATCGGTTCGCGCACCACGCTGACCTTCGATCAGCAGGGCAAGGCGGATTGGGTCGCGGTCAACCGCGTCAGCGCGAGCACGGCTCCGATTCAAATTCTCGGCAACATCAAGGCCGATGGCCAGGTCTATGTCATCAATCAGAGCGGCATCATCTTCGGCGGCAATAGCCAGGTGAATGTCGGCTCGCTGATCGTGGCGGCCGCGGCGATCTCGCCGGAACAGCTCAGCAAGGGACTATACTCGAACCAAAGCGGACAAGACTGGACGCCCAGCTTCACCGACGCGCTCGGCGAGGTTCGTGTCGAGGCCGGTGCGCAGATCGCCACGAAGGCGCCGACCAGCGTGACCTCCGGCGGTGGCTTTGTGATGCTGCTAGGCCAGTCCGTCGTGAATGACGGCATGATTTCAACGCCGAAAGGGCAGGCGCTGCTCGCGGCCGGTGACTCTTTTATCTTGCGTCATGGCTTCAGCACCACAGGCAACACCGCATCGACGACCCGCGGCGCCGAAGTGTCGCCGGTCATCAATGCCGGTAGCAGCAGCGGCCGGGTGGTGAATTCAGGCCTCATCTTTGCACAACAAGGCGACATCACGCTCGCCGGCCGCGACCTGCTGGTTGGTGGTGCGCTGATCTCGACGAGTTCGGTCAATACGCGCGGCACCATCCATTTGCTCAACCGGGCGTCCGATACCGCGGGCAAGATCACCTTGGCCGCCGGCAGTGTGACAGCAATTCTTCCCGAGCTCGACAGCGGCGAGACGGCGTTGGACAGTGCGCGCAACGCGCTGATCGCTGCGTCACTTGAAGCCGACAAGCTCCGCTTCGGCAGCGCAGCCGGTGTGTTCGACAATCTGTCGCGCCTCTCCGACCGGCAGGACCAGTCGCGGATCGAGATCGTCACCGGTGGCAGCGTCAGTTTCGCCGGCGGCTCCTATACGGCCGCGCAGGGCGGCCAGATTGCGGTCTCCGCGGCGAAGACGATCGACGTGGCCGATGGCGCCTTGCTCGACGTGTCCGGCGTGCGCAACGTCGCGCTGGCGATGTCGAGCAACAATATCAGGGTCAATGTGCAGGGCAACGAACTGCGCGATAGCCCGCAGAACCGCGACAACGGTGCCCTGACCAGCAACGATGTCTGGATCGATGCGCGCTATCTCACTTTCGTCGCGGCCGGCACCGGCGGCTATGCATCCGATCGTTACTATACGCCGGGCGGCCTGCTCGAAGTCGGCGGCTATCTCAACACCACCGCGCACACCATCGGCGAATGGGCCGCCATCGGCGGCAGCATCACATTGCAGGCACCTGAGCTCACTGCCCATGAGGGCGCGCGCTTCGATATTTCCGGCGGCTCGCTGGATGTTGCAGCGGGCTGGATCCGATCGACCAATCTGATCGGCAGCGATGGGCGCCGCTACAGCGTGGACAACGCGCCGGCCGACATGAAATTCGTCGGCTTTGCCGGCAGTTTTTCACGCACGCATAACATCCAGGGGAAGGTCGATGATCGGCTCACGGAAGTCTGGTTCAGCGTGTTCGATCGCGGCCGCAACTCGTTGCGCTGGGAAGAAGGCTATTCGGTCGGTCGCGACGCCGGCCGTCTGAACCTCGCGGCGCCGACCGCAAAATTCGCGGCCACCATCGTCGCCGATACGGTCACGGGTGAACAGCAGACCTCCCGCCGCAATGCCGGCGTGACCGATGGCTACAAGCTTTCGCATAATGTCGTCGCGCAAAACGGTACGCTGGCGTTGCAGATCTATGAGGGCAGCACCGGTGTACCGCGATGGACAGCACTCGACAGCGCCATCACCTTCAGCGATGCGCCGGCACCAAGCGACCGCACCGGAACGGTCTGGCTCAGCTCCGATCTGCTGACCAGCTTCAATCTCGGCGGCATCTCGGCATGGTCGACGAAGGGGATCGCCGTCGACAGTGCATTGGCAGTCGCTGCTGGCGGCGTGATCGATTTTCAGGCGGCGAACGTCACCATCGCTGCGGATGTCACGGCGCGCAGCGGCACGGTCACCATCGGCAATCTGGTGCCGGGAAGCTCGCCGCTGCTGGACGGAACCGCGAGCTCGCATATGACCTTGCGCAACGGCGCGGTGATCGACACACGCGGCGTCTGGAGCAACGCGCTGCTCGATGAAACGACCAGCCCATCCGCTGAAGCGTATATTGATGGCGGCGACGTCACCATCAGCACGACGCTCCATGTCACCCTTGAGACCGGATCGCGCATCGATGCATCAGCGGGCGGCATGGTTTCGCCGCGCGGCAAATTCAAGGGCGGCAGCGGCGGCGATATCACGCTGATCGCCAGCGCATCCAACGCATCCGGAACCGGACAACTGACACTGGGCGGCCAGCTCGTTTCGACGGGCTTCGCCAAGGGCGGTGCATTGACGCTCGACACCGGCGGCGCGGTGGTGATCGGCGGCGCTGTGCCCACGCAGCCGCAGACGCTGCATCTCGCCGCCGACTTCTTCAGCCAGGGCTTCTCCAGCTATGCCATCAACGGCCAGAAATCGCTGACCGTCGCCGCTGATGCGGCCGTCAACGTCACCAGGCCGACCTATCAGGCCACGAGCGCGCTTTATGAATTGGCGAGCGGCGGGGATGTCGCCACGGCCGCCGCGACAGTCCTGCAGCCGCTCTATCTCGACAATGCCATGAAGGGCAGCACCACGCAGCGCGCAGGCGCTGATTTGCTCCTGCGCTCCGGCGGTCGTCCGGACTTTGCTGGCACGAACAGCGCCATCACCATCGCGCAAGGTGCCAGCATCACGGTTGATCCCGGCCGCAAAGTCGAGCTGGTCAGCGCCGGGCAGATCACCGTGCTCGGCCGTATCACGGCGCATGCCGGACGCATTGAAATCCGCGACGGCAATGCGGGGTTCCCGTCGGCCGGTGTAACGTCGCCCTATACTGCCTATGATCCCGGCGCGCGCTCGATCTGGATCGGCGAGACCGCCGTGCTCGACGTGTCGGCACAAGCGCATGTGGCGCGCGACGTGCAGGGCGGTTTCTTCGGCATCGTCGCCGACGGTGGCAAGATCATCATCGGCGGCACCGGCGCGGTCGTGAAGGATTCGACGGTCCGCAACAGCGCAATCTCCCATGTGGTGATACGTTCGGGCGCGATCCTCGACGCATCGGGAACCGCGGGCGAACTGACCGTGTCCGATATCAACGGCACGCGCACGATCATGGCCGGCAGCAATGGCGGCAGCATCACGATTGCATCGCGATCGAGCATCTATATGGACGGCACGCTGCGCGCCCAGGCCGGCAGCGCCAATGCATCTGGCGGTTCGCTCTCGGTATTCTTCGAGTCGCCCTTGTTCGCGGAAACCAATGCGAGTTTCGTGCCGGCCTATATGCGCGCCGCACGCATTCTCACGATCGGGCAGAGTGCTGTCACCGGCGATCTCGCCGCGGGCGCGCGTCCGGGCGTCGCCGATCCCACCTTGGTCATCGGCCATGGACACATCACCGCCGACACGATCATGGCGTCGGGGGCCGATAGCGTCCAGCTGTGGACACGGGGTGGCATCTCGTTCGACGGCAATGTCAATCTCGCCACCGGGCGCAGCCTGACCCTCAGCCACAGCGGATTTATCACCAACACCTCGGCCGGCCAGGTGTGGAATGGCGACATCGCCAACACCACCGCAGGCGCAACGGTGCGGCTGAAGTCGGCCTATGTGGGCTTGATCGGTCTCGGCGTGCAGAAGGACACGCTCGTCTTCGCGGACATCCTGCCTGCGATGCCAGCTGGCGGTTTGCTGGAGATTTCGGCCGGGCTGATCGACCTGCAGAGCGACATCCGCTTCAAATACGCCGATACGGTGCTCGTCAGCCGCGGCGACATCCGGGTGCTCGCCACGCCGGGTGGGCTGACGACCATCGGCACCTCTGGCAACCTCACGCTCACGGCGCAGCAGGTCTACCCGGCCAGCGGCGCTTCCGCGACCTTGTTTGCGGGCATGAACAGCACCGGCACGACCATCACCGATATGAACGCTGTACTGCGCATCCTCTCCGTCGACGGCAGCCGTCCGGCCGCGCCTTATTCGGTGTTCGGCAGCCTCTCATTGACGGCGCCGACCATCCTGCAGGGCGGCGTGCTGCGCGCGCCGCTCGGCTCCATTACGCTCGGCAAGCACATCGCCAAGTCGGCGACGGATAACTTCTTCACGCGCGTCGAATTGCTGGCAGGCAGCCTGACATCGGTGAGTGCTGCCGGCCTGATCATGCCGTATGGCGGCACGACGGACGGTGTGAACTACACCGCCGACGGCGTGGCAGCCATCACGCCGGATCTGATGACCGGTGCGTTCGGCACGTCCGGTACGCGCCTGGGCGTGGCCATCAATGCCAGCGAGGTGACCAGCGCCGCCGGATCCGTGATCGATCTGTCGGGCGGCGGCACGCTGACGGGCGCGGGCTTCGTGTCCGGCCGCGGCGGCTCGGTGGACGTGCTGGTCGCAACGCTGGCCGATGCCAATCCAGCCAACCGCAAATACGGCACCGGCAATGCCGTCTATGCGCTCGTCCCCGGCGTGGTCACCGCGCCGGTCACCGGTGGCTACAACACGGCCTGGACCGGCAATGCGCCCGGTATCGGCCAGCAGGTCACGATCCCAGCGGGCGTGCCCGGCCTTGCCGCCGGCACCTATACGCTGATGCCTGCCAACTACGCGCTGTTGCCCGGCGCGTTCCGCGTCGAGATCGCGTCCAGCCATGTCACGGCGACCACGGCGCCGATCGCGCTCGCCAATGGCTCGTATCTCGCGAGCGGTATGCTGGGTATCGCCAATACGTCGATCCGCGATGCGCTGCAGACCACGCTGATCCTCACGCCCGGAAATGCCACGCGCAGTTATGCGAAGTACAACGAGCAGAACTATACCGACTTCCAGCTCGCACAGTCCGCCCGCTTCGGCACCACGCCGACACTGCTGGAGCGCGATGGCAAGTTCCTGTCCATCAGCCTGATGGCGCTCGACGGCGGCAACCCGACCAGTACGCAGCAGCGCACGCGTGACGCGCTTGTCTTTGAGGGCCGCGCGTTGTTTGCGGCGGACGACGGCGGCTATGGCGGCACGCTCAATCTCGGCGTCGTGCGCAACGTCTATGTCACTGGCTCGCAGTCGACGCTGCAGATCGTCAAGGCCGGCTCCATCGTCAACCGTACATCGATGGCGACCCCGGTGTCTGACGCCACGATCGCAGCGATCGGTGCGCCGAATATCAATATCGGCGGCGTGCTTGGACGGAAGGAAAACACGGTCGGCTGGGACTATACCCAGACGGATCAGATAGGGACCTGGAATGTCATAGTCGATAGCGGCGTGGTGCTGCGCGGCTCGCAGATCATTCTGGCGGCGCTCCGCAATATCACCATCGCATCGGGTGCGCGGGTCGATACGCTGGGCTGGGGCGTGCAGGCGCCCGACAGCAATGCCACCGGCCTGACCTATGGCGGGCCTTCGCTGGATTCCGCCAATAGCGGCAACATGGCCGCGGTCGTTGCGGTCTCGAACGGCACGATCGCCTTCAGCGCGCCCATCGGCACCGCCGGCAATGTGACCATCGGGGATGGCGCGACCCTGGTGAGCGAGGGATCGATCGGCTTCCTCGTGCCGGGCAGCCTGACGGTGAACGGAACGCCGGTTCTCGGCACCCGCAGCCTCAATCTCACAGTGCCGACCCTCAATGTCGGCACTGCCGCATCGCTGGACGCGGCGCGCGCCGCGGGAACGCTGCCGACCGGACTGGCTTTCGACCAGAGCCTGTTCGATCGCTTGCTGGCTGGCGGTGCCGGCGCGGGCGCGCCGGCATTGGAGACGCTGGTGCTCGGCGCCAGCAACTCCATCAACTTCTTCGGATCGGTGAGCCTCGACGCCATCGATCCGCTCACGGGCCGTTCACGCCTCAAGCAATTCCAGCTCAACACGCCAGCCATCTACGGCGCAGGAAGCGCGGGCGATCAGGTCCGCATCTCCGCTGATACCTTGATCTGGAACGGCTACGCCACCACCGTGGGCAATGCCACGCAGCCGTCGCCCAGCAAGACACCGGGTGCGACCACGCCTGGCGGCGCCGGTAACGGTGCCGGCACCATCACCATCGATGCAAGGCGCGTCGTGCTCGGCTTCGGCCCGAACGATCGCAGCTACTCGCAGGTCAATTACGATCGGCTGATGCTCGGCTTCTCGGCGGTCACTCTCAGCGCCAGCGAGGCGATCGTCGCCAACAACCGTGGCACGCTGGCGGTGTTCGCCTCCGGACCGAGCCCTGACAACACCTACAACAGCAAGACCTATGCCGGTGTCGGCGGTGCGCTCAATCTGGTGACGCCGCTGCTCACCGGCGATCCCGGCGCCGTGTTGTCGATCCGGGCCGGCGGCGATGTGCGTCTCACCCGGCCGGTCGGCGCATCCGAGGTCAAGCCGGCGGCGGCGCTGGGCGCCGATATCGCCATCACTGCGGGCGAATCCCTGTATCTCGACTCGACCATCTATCTGCCGAGCGGGCGCTTCTCTGGCACCGCGGGCAGCAATGTTACGCTCGGCGCCAACTCCAAACTCGATCTGTCGGGACAGGCGATTCCGATGCTCGACGTCACCAAATATTCGTGGGGCGGCGATGTCTTGCTGGAATCCCGCTTCGGCGAAATCCGGCAGATGGCTGGATCGGTGATCGACATTTCGGCGGCCAACAACGATGCCGGTTCGTTGACGCTGACAGCCACCAGCAGTTCGGGTCGGGTCATTCTGGGCGGTACGCTCAAAGCGACCGGCGTCCGTGGCGGCTCGATCGATCTGCGCGCGCGATTGATCGGCGCCTTTGTCAATACTCAGTCGGAAGACTTTGCCGCTCTCAATATCAAGCTCAGCGAGGCCGGTTTCACCGAGCGCCGCAGCTTCGTGCTCAAGCAAGGCAATCTTGTCATCGGCAATGAATTGAAGGCGCATGACATCTCGGTTTCCGTCGATGACGGCATGCTCACCGTGAACGGCAAGATCGACGCCAGCGGCGAGCGCGCCGGCAGTATCCGTCTGTGGGCGATCGATGACGTGATCCTCACCAATACCGCTGTCCTCGATGCCCATGGCACCGTGCTGCAGGTCGATAGCGACGGCAACGCCATCGCCGCCAAGAACCGTGCATTGGTGGAAGTCGGCAGCACTTATGTCGGGCTGCAGCTGGACTCGGGTGCGGTGATCGATGTGTCATCGCCCGATGGTGTTTCGCGGGGCACGTTCAACCTTTACGCACCGCGTTTCGGCGGTGGAACCAGTGCCACCGGTGCAGGTGCGCCATACAACGCCATCGGCTACGACATCCCCATCGAAATCGGGACGAACATCGATATTCGCGGCGCGCGCGAGATCGCGGTCTATGGGGAGACGACATACAAGAATGCTCCGGTCGATCCGAACACTCCCGGCACGCAGGTGATCGACAAGGCCTTCCTCGACAAGGTCGATCGGGACAGCACGGCCTTCATCAATGCTGCGCTCGCCAACAGTGATTTGATGGGTAGGCTTGCCGGCCTCACAGCCTATGGCAGCGCCTTCCATCTTCGTCCGGGCGTCACCATCGCCAGCGCCACACCCACGGGCAATCTCATTGTCAGTGGCGATATAGACCTGTCCGCTTATCGCTACGGTCCAAACGCCGAGCGCGATCCCGGATCTGCGACCTATGGCTCCGGCGAGGCTATGGGCCTCACTCTGCGCGCTGGCGGTAATCTGACAGTGCGTGGCAATCTGTCTGATGGCTATCGGACCACGGCCCAGGGGACGCCGGCCACATTCCGGCAGATCACGATCCTCAATAACAGTACCGATTTCGTCACCAATGGTACGCGCAACGTCACTCTCCCGAGTGGTACGCGAGTCAGTATTCCTTACTATCGCAATCGCAACGCGATCAGCCTCGTCACTGACTGGACCGTTCCGACGACGGACTACTACGTCTATGGTACGAGTGGGGTCACGGACAGCACCGGGAAGGTATGGTCGCCGGGATCGATCGTTCCGGCCGGAACGACGTTTTCTGTCAACCAGCTGCAACTGGTCACGGCGGAGGCGGCGAGATGGCCGACCGTGCAATACGTCACCCCGGCGCAGGCACCGCAATATTCCACACCGCTCGCCGGCGCTGCAACGCAGCTGCGCGTCGTTGCGGGCTCTGATCTGAACGCCGCCGCCGCACGCACGCTGGCCGCAGCCAGCACTTTGGCAAATCGTGGCAACATCATCCTGAACAATCCGATGAGCAATGGCAGCGTGCCGGCCCCAGCATGCTACGCACCGGTGCCGCCGATCTCGATCTTCTCGCGGGCGGCGATCTGA
- a CDS encoding helix-turn-helix transcriptional regulator — translation MADRLHDRPTRDECTHVGLSIGHPEFGRSLLDMLRRTADVGHCMVFALEGERSTRCALDLGNIAIGPDLGSAYSEHFHLSDPNRDALFEARSDETSIILPTFARRMYNDRYRRLFFDESAIVDKFAAAVWIDDTCYYVNLYRSLPQGRFNSEQREALGKAAPGIVSAVAQHCRAEAANRSDPFVLLEDAFTTHEPLLRLTKREREVCLRILSGLTSEGISSELGVSLQSTLTYRKRAYDKLGISSQSELFKLAIRSLVATPRLN, via the coding sequence ATGGCGGATCGATTGCACGATCGTCCCACCCGTGACGAATGCACGCATGTAGGGCTGTCAATCGGTCACCCCGAATTCGGGCGATCGCTTCTCGATATGTTGCGGCGCACAGCGGACGTGGGGCACTGTATGGTATTCGCGCTGGAAGGAGAACGCTCGACCCGGTGCGCTCTTGACCTTGGAAATATTGCGATCGGCCCCGATCTCGGATCAGCCTATTCCGAACATTTCCACTTGTCCGACCCGAACCGCGATGCGTTATTTGAAGCGCGTTCGGACGAAACATCGATAATCCTGCCCACCTTTGCACGTCGTATGTACAATGATCGGTATCGCCGCCTGTTCTTCGATGAATCCGCCATCGTGGACAAGTTCGCAGCCGCGGTGTGGATCGACGACACCTGCTACTACGTCAACTTGTATCGCTCGCTCCCACAAGGACGTTTCAATAGTGAGCAAAGGGAGGCTCTCGGCAAGGCCGCGCCTGGCATCGTGTCGGCGGTCGCCCAACATTGCCGTGCAGAGGCCGCAAATCGGTCCGATCCGTTTGTGCTCCTAGAAGACGCCTTCACGACTCACGAACCGCTGCTCCGTCTCACAAAGCGGGAGCGCGAAGTCTGTCTTCGCATACTCAGCGGCTTAACTTCGGAAGGCATCTCTTCCGAACTGGGCGTAAGCCTCCAATCGACCCTGACCTATCGGAAGCGCGCCTACGATAAGCTTGGCATCTCATCGCAAAGCGAACTGTTCAAACTCGCCATTCGATCCCTCGTCGCGACGCCCCGACTAAATTAG
- a CDS encoding LysR substrate-binding domain-containing protein gives MDDALSSGGIDLAMGYCPNLNALGIMSEKLFLHSLFCLVRANHPQVRSSHVTLDTLLELQHAVVHSVGRSNELFETLLRTRKLRRKVTLLSSHVLSLSAIIASADLIVTVPRSLAEYYVGIDNLRMVEPPINIQPYEISQFCHGRFDGDPAVKWLRTYVANLHQEKRSRSRAASGKGARS, from the coding sequence ATGGACGACGCATTGTCGTCCGGCGGGATCGATCTGGCAATGGGATACTGTCCCAATCTGAACGCTCTCGGAATCATGAGCGAAAAGCTATTCCTGCATTCATTGTTCTGTCTCGTCCGCGCCAACCATCCGCAGGTGAGATCGTCTCACGTAACGCTCGACACATTACTCGAATTGCAGCATGCCGTCGTTCATTCGGTAGGTCGCAGTAATGAACTCTTCGAGACGCTTCTGCGAACCAGGAAATTGCGAAGGAAGGTGACGCTTCTGTCATCTCACGTTTTGTCCTTGTCCGCGATCATCGCATCTGCCGACTTGATCGTAACGGTTCCGCGGTCGCTCGCCGAGTATTACGTCGGCATCGACAACCTTCGCATGGTTGAGCCACCGATCAATATTCAGCCTTACGAAATCAGTCAGTTCTGCCATGGGAGATTCGACGGCGACCCGGCCGTCAAATGGCTTCGGACGTACGTCGCAAATCTGCATCAGGAAAAGCGGTCGCGGTCACGCGCCGCATCCGGAAAGGGCGCCCGATCGTAG
- a CDS encoding filamentous haemagglutinin family protein gives MTTFGGDILAWSASGDINAGRGSKTSVLYTPPKRVYDKYGRVTLSPQVPATGAGIATLNPIPEVPAGDIDLIAPEGTIDAGEAGIRVSGNINLAALQVLNAANIQVQGTASGIPTVQAPSITAALSTSNAAAATQQTATPNQGSGNDRPSVIIVEVLGYGGGNDGEDEERRDKRRSDDRASYNPNSALKLIGNGALSNEQRQNLTESERRNFDQIGL, from the coding sequence ATGACGACGTTTGGTGGCGATATCCTGGCCTGGTCGGCCAGCGGCGACATCAATGCCGGCCGAGGCTCGAAGACATCGGTGCTGTATACGCCGCCGAAACGGGTCTATGACAAATATGGTCGTGTCACGCTATCGCCGCAGGTGCCGGCCACCGGTGCGGGTATCGCGACGCTTAATCCAATCCCGGAAGTGCCGGCGGGCGACATCGATCTGATCGCACCTGAAGGCACCATTGATGCGGGTGAGGCGGGCATCCGCGTCTCGGGCAATATCAACCTGGCGGCTCTGCAGGTACTGAATGCGGCGAACATTCAGGTGCAGGGCACCGCGTCGGGTATCCCGACAGTACAGGCGCCAAGCATCACCGCGGCGCTCTCCACCTCTAATGCGGCGGCGGCCACGCAGCAGACCGCCACGCCAAACCAGGGCAGCGGCAATGATCGACCGTCGGTGATCATCGTCGAAGTGCTCGGCTACGGCGGCGGCAACGATGGTGAGGACGAAGAGCGCCGCGACAAGCGACGCAGCGACGACCGCGCCAGCTACAATCCGAACAGTGCGTTGAAATTGATCGGCAACGGCGCGCTGAGCAATGAGCAGAGGCAGAATCTGACTGAAAGCGAGCGAAGGAATTTCGATCAGATCGGTCTGTAA